A stretch of Sulfitobacter sp. THAF37 DNA encodes these proteins:
- the xdhB gene encoding xanthine dehydrogenase molybdopterin binding subunit codes for MSIARPLPHDAARLHVTGAARYVDDIPVPANTLHLAFGLSRAAAGKITAMDLDPVRAAPGVVAVLTAGDLPFDADCSPSNHDEPLLATGAVHYLGQPVFLVIATSHLAARRAARLGTVEIAAEKPVLSIEDALAADARFEDGPRVYTKGDPAAALSRAAHRRRGSVHIGGQEHFYLEGQAALALPQDDGDMVIHSSTQHPTEIQHKVAHAIGRPMHAVRVETRRMGGGFGGKESQGNALAIACAVAARHSGRPCKMRYDRDDDMIVTGKRHDFRIDYDVGFDDAGRILALAFTQYARCGWAMDLSLPVADRAMLHADNAYHLEHVSITSHRLRTNTQSATAFRGFGGPQGMMGIEKVMDHIAHARGLDPLAVRRANYYADRRGDQPHIETGSAPVTATPAEDNTSRGGAPAPAKAPPAPPDGVQTTPYHQPVTDCVINALTDRLAEGCDYTARRAAIAEWNAVQPLLKRGIALTPVKFGISFTLTHLNQAGALVHVYQDGSIHLNHGGTEMGQGLFQKVAQVAASRFGVPLEAVKITATDTGKVPNTSATAASSGSDLNGMAVQNACDEIRERIRAHLAERYQTTEISFAGGKVRAGGEEITFAQAAASAYQSRISLSATGFYKTPDIEWDRIRGRGRPFYYFAYGAACTEVVIDTLTGENRILRTDILHDAGASLNPAIDIGQIEGGYVQGAGWLTTEELVWDDKGALRTHAPSTYKIPACSDRPPVFNVALWDQPNPAQTVYRSKAVGEPPLMLGISAFMALSDALAACGPAYGDLQAPATAEAVLAAVQRTRA; via the coding sequence ATGAGCATCGCACGCCCCCTGCCCCATGACGCCGCCCGTCTGCATGTGACGGGGGCGGCACGCTATGTCGATGACATTCCCGTGCCCGCCAACACGCTGCACCTCGCCTTCGGGCTGAGCCGGGCCGCCGCCGGAAAGATCACCGCGATGGACCTGGACCCGGTGCGCGCGGCGCCCGGCGTGGTCGCGGTATTGACCGCCGGAGATCTGCCCTTCGACGCGGATTGCTCGCCTTCCAACCACGACGAGCCTCTGCTGGCGACCGGGGCCGTGCATTACCTTGGCCAGCCGGTGTTTCTGGTGATCGCCACATCGCATCTGGCGGCGCGGCGCGCGGCGCGGCTGGGCACGGTCGAGATCGCGGCGGAAAAGCCGGTGCTGAGCATCGAGGACGCGCTTGCCGCGGATGCCCGGTTCGAGGACGGGCCGCGGGTCTATACCAAGGGCGACCCGGCGGCGGCCCTGTCGCGCGCCGCGCACCGGCGCAGGGGCAGCGTACACATCGGCGGCCAGGAGCATTTCTATCTCGAAGGTCAGGCGGCACTTGCCCTGCCGCAGGACGACGGAGACATGGTCATCCATTCGTCGACCCAGCACCCGACCGAGATCCAGCACAAGGTGGCCCATGCCATCGGGCGGCCGATGCACGCCGTCCGGGTCGAGACCCGGCGCATGGGCGGCGGTTTCGGCGGCAAGGAAAGCCAGGGCAACGCACTGGCCATCGCCTGTGCCGTGGCCGCGCGGCACAGCGGGCGACCCTGCAAGATGCGCTATGACCGCGACGACGACATGATCGTGACCGGCAAGAGACACGATTTCCGCATCGACTATGACGTTGGTTTCGACGACGCGGGCCGCATCCTGGCGCTGGCCTTTACCCAATACGCCCGCTGCGGCTGGGCCATGGACCTGAGCCTGCCCGTGGCGGACCGGGCCATGCTGCACGCCGACAACGCCTATCACCTTGAGCATGTGTCGATCACCTCGCACCGGCTGCGCACCAACACCCAGTCCGCCACCGCCTTTCGCGGCTTCGGCGGGCCGCAGGGGATGATGGGGATCGAAAAAGTGATGGACCATATCGCACATGCGCGCGGCTTGGACCCGCTGGCGGTGCGGCGGGCCAACTACTACGCCGATAGGCGCGGCGACCAGCCTCATATCGAGACAGGCAGCGCGCCCGTGACCGCCACCCCGGCGGAAGACAACACATCGCGCGGCGGCGCGCCTGCCCCGGCCAAGGCGCCGCCCGCCCCGCCGGACGGCGTGCAGACGACGCCCTATCACCAGCCAGTGACCGATTGCGTCATCAACGCACTGACCGACCGGCTGGCGGAGGGCTGCGATTACACCGCGCGGCGGGCGGCGATCGCGGAATGGAACGCCGTCCAGCCCCTGCTGAAGCGGGGAATCGCCCTGACGCCGGTGAAATTCGGCATCTCCTTCACCCTGACCCACCTGAACCAGGCGGGGGCGCTGGTGCATGTCTATCAGGACGGGTCGATCCACCTGAACCACGGCGGGACAGAGATGGGCCAGGGCCTGTTCCAGAAGGTCGCGCAGGTGGCCGCCAGCCGTTTCGGCGTCCCGCTGGAGGCGGTCAAGATCACCGCGACGGATACCGGCAAGGTGCCCAACACCTCGGCCACGGCGGCCTCCTCCGGGTCGGACCTGAACGGCATGGCGGTGCAGAACGCCTGCGACGAGATCCGCGAGCGGATCAGGGCGCATCTGGCGGAACGCTACCAGACCACCGAGATCAGCTTTGCCGGGGGCAAGGTCCGCGCGGGCGGCGAAGAGATCACCTTTGCGCAGGCGGCGGCATCCGCCTACCAGTCGCGGATCAGCCTGTCGGCCACCGGGTTCTACAAGACACCCGACATCGAATGGGACCGCATCCGGGGCCGGGGGCGGCCGTTTTACTATTTCGCCTATGGCGCGGCCTGCACCGAAGTCGTGATAGACACGCTGACCGGTGAAAACCGCATCCTGCGCACCGACATTCTGCACGACGCGGGGGCGTCGCTGAACCCGGCCATCGACATTGGCCAGATCGAAGGCGGCTATGTGCAGGGCGCGGGCTGGCTGACGACCGAAGAACTGGTCTGGGACGACAAGGGCGCGCTCAGGACCCATGCGCCTTCGACCTACAAGATCCCCGCCTGTTCCGACCGGCCGCCGGTGTTCAACGTGGCGCTTTGGGATCAGCCGAACCCGGCGCAGACGGTCTACCGCTCCAAGGCGGTGGGCGAGCCGCCGCTGATGCTGGGCATTTCGGCCTTCATGGCGCTGTCCGACGCCCTGGCCGCCTGCGGCCCGGCCTACGGCGACCTGCAGGCCCCCGCCACCGCCGAAGCGGTGCTGGCGGCGGTGCAAAGGACGCGGGCATGA
- the xdhA gene encoding xanthine dehydrogenase small subunit, which yields MDITFLLNGEPVSLTGVSPTTTLLDWLREARGLTGTKEGCNEGDCGACTVMITDADGARALNGCILFLPQIAGCHVTTVEGLSAPDGTLHPVQQALVDHHGSQCGFCTPGFAVSMACAHLNGRTDHDTQLSGNLCRCTGYAPIIRAAQAAESAPPPAHLENLSLHCSENTTGGSGGLAPRVLHPAHSDELARWYADHPEATLIAGATDVGLWVTKQFRDLGDVAFLNRCADLRGITDQGDHWRIGAMTSLTALEAHIAPHHPSLGSMLRRYGSVQVRNAATIGGNIANGSPIGDGPPALIALGATLHLRHGDTRRSLPLEDFFVAYGRQDRAQGEFVEAISLPKQPDNLRCYKLSKRFDQDISAVCGCLNLTRQDQTITRARIAFGGMAGTPKRAAAAEAALTGAPFTADSFHTAMAALTEDFEPMSDMRASARYRMQTAQNMLLRYFHDLSGQITDVGQVSA from the coding sequence ATGGACATCACGTTTCTTCTGAACGGAGAACCCGTGTCGCTGACCGGCGTGTCCCCCACCACCACCCTGCTCGACTGGCTGCGCGAAGCGCGCGGGCTGACCGGCACCAAGGAAGGCTGCAACGAAGGCGACTGCGGGGCCTGCACGGTGATGATCACTGACGCCGACGGCGCCCGCGCACTCAACGGCTGCATCCTGTTCCTGCCCCAGATCGCGGGCTGCCACGTCACCACGGTCGAAGGGCTCAGCGCCCCCGACGGCACCCTGCACCCGGTGCAGCAGGCGCTTGTGGACCACCACGGCAGCCAATGCGGCTTCTGCACGCCGGGCTTCGCGGTCTCCATGGCCTGCGCCCATCTCAACGGCAGAACCGACCACGACACGCAGCTCTCCGGCAACCTCTGCCGCTGTACGGGCTATGCCCCGATCATCCGCGCCGCTCAAGCGGCAGAATCCGCACCGCCCCCCGCGCATCTGGAAAACCTGTCTCTTCATTGTTCCGAAAATACCACCGGGGGGTCCGGGGGGCTGGCCCCCCGGGTCCTGCACCCCGCGCATTCCGACGAACTGGCGCGCTGGTACGCCGATCATCCCGAGGCGACGCTGATCGCCGGGGCCACCGACGTGGGCCTGTGGGTCACGAAGCAATTCCGCGATCTGGGCGATGTCGCCTTCCTGAACCGGTGCGCCGACCTGCGCGGCATCACGGACCAGGGCGATCACTGGCGCATCGGGGCGATGACCAGCCTCACCGCGCTGGAGGCCCATATCGCCCCGCACCACCCCAGCCTCGGCAGCATGCTGCGGCGCTACGGGTCGGTGCAGGTCCGCAATGCCGCCACCATCGGCGGCAATATCGCCAACGGCTCTCCCATCGGCGACGGGCCGCCCGCGCTGATCGCGCTGGGGGCGACGCTGCACCTGCGTCACGGCGACACGCGCCGCAGCCTCCCGCTGGAGGATTTCTTTGTCGCCTACGGCAGGCAGGACCGCGCCCAAGGCGAATTCGTCGAAGCGATCAGCCTGCCCAAACAGCCCGACAACCTGCGCTGCTACAAGCTGTCGAAACGCTTCGATCAGGACATTTCCGCCGTCTGCGGCTGTCTCAACCTCACCCGGCAGGACCAGACCATCACGCGCGCCCGCATCGCCTTCGGCGGCATGGCGGGCACCCCGAAACGCGCCGCCGCAGCCGAAGCGGCGCTGACCGGTGCCCCCTTCACCGCCGACAGCTTTCACACCGCGATGGCCGCCCTGACGGAGGATTTCGAGCCGATGTCCGACATGCGCGCCTCTGCCCGCTACCGGATGCAGACCGCACAGAACATGCTGCTGCGCTATTTCCATGACCTCTCCGGCCAGATCACCGATGTCGGGCAGGTGAGCGCATGA
- a CDS encoding SRPBCC family protein — MTDHDPKLDLELTRTIAASPHTLWRCWTEPELLKRWFCPAPYKVTRAEVDPTPGGIFLTAMQAPDGTDFDAQAGCVLEAEPARRFTFTDALGPGFRPLASGFMTGIITLEAVEGGTRYTARVKHATDADRQKHLDMGFHEGWGTAADQMAALAATLGD; from the coding sequence ATGACCGATCATGACCCCAAGCTCGACCTGGAACTGACCCGCACCATCGCGGCGTCCCCTCACACGCTCTGGCGCTGCTGGACCGAACCGGAGCTGCTGAAGCGGTGGTTCTGCCCCGCGCCCTACAAAGTGACCCGTGCCGAGGTCGATCCGACGCCGGGCGGGATCTTCCTGACCGCGATGCAGGCCCCGGACGGCACCGACTTCGACGCCCAGGCAGGCTGCGTCCTCGAAGCCGAACCGGCGCGGCGGTTTACCTTCACCGACGCATTGGGGCCCGGTTTCCGCCCGCTCGCCAGCGGCTTCATGACCGGCATCATCACGCTGGAGGCGGTCGAAGGCGGCACCCGCTACACCGCCCGGGTCAAGCACGCGACCGACGCAGACCGGCAAAAGCACCTCGACATGGGCTTTCACGAAGGCTGGGGCACGGCGGCGGATCAGATGGCGGCGCTTGCCGCCACGCTGGGCGACTGA
- a CDS encoding helix-turn-helix transcriptional regulator, giving the protein MSQQRLDLVFATLSDATRRAVVERLAGGPASVSELAEPHDMALPTFMRHLKVLEDAGLVRSVKKGRVRTCHIEAAPLMEVQGWLAWQRQVWETRLDRLDALALSLEKNTT; this is encoded by the coding sequence ATGAGCCAACAGCGTCTTGATCTCGTTTTTGCCACCCTGTCGGATGCCACCCGCCGCGCGGTGGTGGAACGGCTGGCGGGTGGCCCCGCCTCGGTCTCCGAACTGGCCGAACCGCACGACATGGCCCTGCCCACGTTCATGCGTCACCTCAAGGTGCTGGAGGACGCGGGCCTGGTACGGTCGGTCAAGAAAGGCCGCGTGCGGACCTGCCATATCGAAGCCGCCCCGCTGATGGAGGTGCAGGGCTGGCTCGCCTGGCAGCGCCAGGTCTGGGAAACGCGGCTCGACCGGCTCGACGCACTGGCCCTCTCACTGGAAAAGAACACCACATGA
- the dnaE gene encoding DNA polymerase III subunit alpha produces the protein MTQSPRFIHLRTHSEYSLLEGALRLKKLPQMCRDAGMPALALTDTNNMFAALEFSVAMAGAGVQPIIGCQVDLAYVQVQPGERPRAPAPVVLLAQTEAGYENLMKLNSCLYIDKGGALPEVTLEELEALNGDIICLTGGPDGPVGMLLRNGQRPAAEALMARLAAAFGDRLYVELQRHPGEDGQPEAERLTERGLIEMAYALDLPLVATNDVYFPKADMYEAHDALICIAEGAYVDQQQPRRRLTAQHYFKTEAEMTALFGDLPEALENTVEIARRCAFMAYRRDPILPRFADDEVAELRRQAQEGLRARLAIIPHAAPVEEYEKRLEFELGIIEGMGFPGYFLIVADFIKWAKDQDIPVGPGRGSGAGSLVAYALLITDLDPLRYSLLFERFLNPERVSMPDFDIDFCMDRREEVIQYVQGKYGRDKVGQIITFGALLSKAAVRDIGRVLQMPYGQVDRLSKMIPVEGVKPVSIEKALADEPRLREEAKNEEVVARLLDYGQQVEGLLRNASTHAAGVVIGDRPLDALVPLYQDPRSDMPATQFNMKWVEQAGLVKFDFLGLKTLTVIQNAVDQIMASGRHLHIAADGTELFTPPEGVLDDISTIPLDDEASYKLYSSAKTVAVFQVESSGMMDALKRMKPTCIEDIVALVALYRPGPMENIPTYCDVKNGKRELESIHPLIDDILEETQGIIVYQEQVMQIAQVMAGYSLGGADLLRRAMGKKIAEEMAKERPKFEQGAVANGVDPAKAREVFDLLEKFANYGFNKSHAAAYAVVSYQTAWLKANHPVEFMAGVMNCDIHLTDKLAIYFEEVRKRLELPWVPPCVNRSDASFKVVDGALVYALGALKNVGLEAMKLITEGRKVEGRDRPFATLFDLARRVDLKRVGKRPLEMLARSGAFDELDSNRRRVFQALDALVAYSAAVHEQKASNQVSLFGEAGDDLPEPRMLPCDDWLPAERLTEEFKAVGFYLSGHPLDDYMTPLKRKWGNDRGVPFLTLDELTDKVTERGAMNARLAGVVAGRQERKSARGNRFAFAQLSDPTGGYEVTLFSDTLELARDHLETGSKVVITVEATMESDQLKLLGRSVAPVDMAVADAGSIGLRVFVDAADAIPAVAQVLEGARSAARAGGKGPIQLCLMDPGLPGEVEVDLGFEYPVTPQIKGAIRSLGGVLEVQEI, from the coding sequence ATGACACAATCCCCCCGATTCATCCACCTGCGCACCCATTCCGAATACTCCCTGCTGGAAGGGGCGCTGCGGCTGAAGAAACTGCCGCAGATGTGCCGCGACGCGGGCATGCCTGCGCTGGCGCTGACCGACACCAACAACATGTTCGCGGCGCTGGAATTCTCCGTCGCCATGGCGGGGGCGGGGGTGCAGCCGATCATCGGCTGTCAGGTGGATCTGGCCTATGTGCAGGTCCAGCCCGGCGAGAGACCGCGCGCGCCCGCGCCGGTGGTGTTGCTGGCGCAGACCGAGGCGGGCTACGAGAACCTGATGAAGCTGAACTCCTGTCTTTACATCGACAAGGGCGGCGCGCTGCCCGAGGTCACGCTGGAGGAGCTGGAGGCGCTGAACGGCGACATCATCTGTCTGACCGGCGGGCCGGACGGGCCGGTGGGGATGCTGCTGCGCAATGGGCAGCGCCCGGCGGCAGAGGCGCTGATGGCGCGGCTCGCGGCGGCATTCGGCGACAGGCTGTATGTGGAGTTGCAGCGCCATCCGGGTGAGGACGGCCAGCCCGAGGCCGAGCGCCTGACCGAACGCGGTCTGATCGAGATGGCCTATGCCTTGGATCTGCCGCTGGTCGCCACCAACGACGTCTATTTCCCCAAAGCGGACATGTACGAGGCGCATGATGCGCTGATCTGCATTGCCGAGGGCGCCTATGTGGACCAGCAGCAACCCCGCCGCCGCCTGACCGCGCAGCACTACTTCAAGACCGAGGCCGAGATGACGGCCCTTTTCGGCGACCTGCCCGAGGCGCTGGAGAACACGGTGGAGATCGCCCGCCGCTGCGCCTTCATGGCCTACCGGCGCGACCCGATCCTGCCCAGGTTCGCCGATGACGAGGTCGCCGAACTGCGCCGCCAGGCGCAGGAGGGGCTGCGCGCCCGGCTGGCGATCATTCCCCATGCCGCGCCGGTGGAGGAATACGAGAAGCGGCTCGAATTCGAGCTTGGGATCATCGAGGGGATGGGCTTTCCCGGTTACTTCCTGATCGTGGCGGATTTCATCAAATGGGCCAAGGATCAGGATATTCCCGTGGGGCCGGGGCGCGGCTCGGGGGCGGGCTCGCTCGTGGCCTATGCCCTGCTGATCACCGACCTGGACCCGCTGCGCTATTCCCTGCTGTTCGAACGGTTCCTGAACCCCGAAAGGGTGTCGATGCCGGACTTCGACATCGACTTCTGCATGGATCGGCGCGAGGAGGTGATCCAATACGTGCAGGGCAAGTACGGGCGCGACAAGGTGGGCCAGATCATCACCTTCGGCGCGCTTTTGTCCAAGGCGGCGGTGCGCGACATCGGCCGGGTGCTGCAGATGCCTTACGGGCAGGTGGATCGCCTGTCCAAGATGATCCCGGTCGAGGGGGTCAAGCCGGTCAGTATCGAAAAGGCGCTGGCGGACGAGCCGCGCCTGCGCGAGGAGGCCAAGAACGAGGAGGTCGTGGCGCGGCTGCTGGACTACGGCCAGCAGGTCGAGGGGCTGTTGCGCAACGCCTCCACCCACGCCGCCGGTGTGGTGATCGGCGACCGGCCGCTGGACGCGCTGGTGCCGCTCTATCAGGACCCGCGGTCCGATATGCCCGCGACGCAGTTCAACATGAAATGGGTCGAACAGGCGGGGCTGGTAAAGTTCGACTTTCTCGGCCTGAAGACGCTGACCGTGATTCAGAACGCCGTGGACCAGATCATGGCCTCCGGCCGTCACCTGCACATCGCGGCGGACGGCACGGAGCTGTTCACGCCGCCGGAGGGCGTGCTTGACGATATCTCGACCATTCCGCTGGATGACGAGGCGTCGTATAAACTCTACTCCAGCGCCAAGACGGTGGCGGTGTTCCAGGTGGAATCCAGCGGCATGATGGATGCCCTGAAGCGTATGAAACCCACCTGCATCGAGGACATCGTGGCGCTGGTGGCGCTGTACCGTCCCGGCCCGATGGAGAACATCCCGACCTATTGCGACGTCAAGAACGGCAAGCGTGAACTGGAATCGATCCACCCGCTGATCGACGACATCCTGGAAGAGACCCAGGGCATCATCGTCTACCAGGAGCAGGTGATGCAGATCGCGCAGGTCATGGCGGGCTATTCGCTGGGCGGCGCCGACCTGCTGCGCCGCGCCATGGGCAAGAAGATCGCCGAGGAAATGGCCAAGGAACGGCCCAAGTTCGAACAGGGGGCCGTCGCCAACGGGGTCGACCCGGCCAAGGCGCGTGAGGTTTTCGACCTGTTGGAAAAATTCGCCAACTACGGCTTCAACAAGTCGCACGCGGCGGCCTACGCGGTGGTGAGCTATCAGACCGCGTGGCTCAAGGCGAACCATCCGGTGGAATTCATGGCGGGCGTCATGAACTGCGATATCCACCTGACCGACAAGCTGGCGATCTATTTCGAAGAGGTCCGCAAGCGGCTGGAACTGCCGTGGGTGCCGCCCTGCGTGAACCGGTCGGATGCGTCTTTCAAGGTGGTGGACGGGGCGCTCGTCTATGCGCTGGGCGCGCTCAAGAACGTCGGGCTGGAGGCGATGAAGCTGATCACCGAAGGGCGCAAGGTCGAGGGGCGCGACCGGCCCTTTGCGACGCTCTTCGATCTCGCGCGGCGGGTGGACCTGAAACGCGTGGGCAAGCGCCCGCTGGAAATGCTGGCCCGCTCGGGCGCCTTCGACGAACTGGATTCCAACCGCCGCCGGGTGTTCCAGGCGCTGGATGCGCTGGTGGCCTATTCGGCGGCGGTGCACGAGCAGAAGGCGTCGAACCAGGTATCGCTCTTTGGCGAGGCGGGCGACGATCTGCCCGAGCCGCGCATGCTGCCCTGCGACGACTGGCTGCCCGCCGAACGGCTGACCGAAGAGTTCAAGGCGGTGGGCTTTTACCTGTCGGGGCATCCGCTGGACGATTACATGACACCGCTCAAGCGCAAGTGGGGCAACGACCGGGGCGTGCCCTTCCTGACGCTGGACGAACTGACCGACAAGGTGACGGAACGCGGCGCGATGAACGCGCGGCTGGCCGGTGTGGTCGCCGGGCGGCAGGAACGCAAATCCGCGCGCGGCAACCGCTTTGCCTTTGCCCAGCTCTCCGATCCCACCGGGGGCTACGAGGTGACGCTGTTTTCGGACACGCTGGAACTGGCCCGCGACCACCTGGAAACCGGATCGAAGGTCGTGATCACGGTGGAGGCGACGATGGAAAGCGACCAGCTAAAGCTGCTGGGCCGGTCGGTGGCCCCTGTGGATATGGCGGTGGCGGACGCCGGCAGCATCGGCCTGCGCGTCTTTGTCGATGCGGCGGATGCGATCCCGGCGGTGGCGCAGGTGCTGGAAGGGGCGCGTTCCGCCGCACGGGCAGGGGGCAAGGGGCCGATCCAGCTGTGCCTGATGGACCCCGGCCTGCCCGGCGAGGTCGAGGTCGATCTGGGCTTTGAATACCCCGTCACACCGCAGATCAAGGGCGCGATCCGCTCGCTAGGCGGGGTGCTGGAAGTGCAGGAAATCTGA